From a region of the Thermosipho melanesiensis BI429 genome:
- a CDS encoding DMT family transporter, with the protein MRVLAILNLLLVTLIWGLTFPIQKMILPNISPFAYNAIRFWIATFLSFLIFGKGNRYGIILGVVLGISYATQTWGLSITTSSKSGFITAFYIVLIPLFSYFIEKKKPTKIQIFSFVVAMIGEYFLSGGIDSINFGDLLTFVCAIFYALHVVLVTHYSQKSKEKDLLTTQFFMVAVLNSMFGINGNWEVSYSILGVALFTAVFATIYALIAQAKYQKVVGSNTAALIFVGEPVFSTIFSIMLLSEKLSFVQIFGMILTLFALILAIIPKRFLGILREM; encoded by the coding sequence ATGAGAGTTTTAGCAATATTAAATCTATTGTTAGTTACTTTAATATGGGGTTTAACTTTTCCTATTCAAAAGATGATTTTGCCTAATATTTCTCCGTTTGCGTACAATGCAATTCGATTTTGGATTGCAACTTTTCTTTCTTTTTTGATTTTTGGAAAAGGTAATAGATATGGTATAATTCTTGGTGTGGTTTTAGGGATATCATATGCTACTCAAACATGGGGCCTATCTATCACGACTTCTTCAAAAAGTGGATTTATAACAGCCTTTTATATAGTTTTAATACCTCTTTTTTCCTATTTTATAGAAAAAAAGAAACCTACGAAAATTCAGATATTTTCTTTTGTTGTTGCAATGATAGGTGAATATTTTTTGTCAGGTGGTATAGATAGCATAAATTTTGGTGATCTTTTGACATTTGTATGCGCAATCTTTTATGCACTACATGTTGTTCTAGTGACCCATTATTCACAAAAATCAAAAGAAAAGGATTTATTGACAACTCAATTTTTTATGGTTGCAGTATTAAACAGCATGTTTGGGATAAACGGTAATTGGGAGGTAAGTTATAGTATCTTAGGTGTTGCTTTATTTACAGCTGTTTTTGCTACAATTTATGCATTAATAGCTCAAGCGAAATATCAAAAAGTTGTAGGGAGTAATACAGCGGCTTTGATATTTGTTGGTGAACCTGTTTTTTCAACGATTTTTTCAATTATGCTTCTTTCAGAAAAGTTGTCTTTTGTTCAGATATTTGGAATGATTTTAACTTTATTTGCGTTAATATTGGCAATAATTCCAAAAAGGTTTTTAGGAATTTTAAGAGAGATGTAG
- the flgB gene encoding flagellar basal body rod protein FlgB → MFNSNFNTLKVAMDVALKRQEIHSQNIANAETPNYKRKYIVFEELFNESKMRLKLKTTSNQHIKSVPDVVNLILKVQKNTSLTNDGNNVDIDVEIAEMVKNALRYQTLSRLMSSNIERYNTVIRNIR, encoded by the coding sequence ATGTTTAATTCCAATTTCAATACATTAAAAGTAGCAATGGATGTAGCATTGAAAAGGCAAGAAATTCATTCTCAAAACATTGCCAATGCAGAAACACCTAATTATAAAAGAAAATACATTGTTTTTGAAGAATTGTTTAATGAATCAAAAATGAGGTTGAAGTTGAAAACAACTTCAAATCAGCACATTAAAAGTGTTCCTGATGTTGTAAATCTTATTTTAAAGGTGCAAAAGAATACCTCTTTGACAAATGATGGAAACAACGTAGACATAGATGTTGAAATTGCGGAAATGGTAAAAAATGCGTTAAGATATCAAACACTTTCAAGACTTATGAGTTCGAACATAGAAAGATACAACACGGTAATTAGAAATATTAGATAA
- the flgC gene encoding flagellar basal body rod protein FlgC — MNEFNIMTIAATGMSAQRLRIDVITNNLANSETTRTEKGEPYRRKVPVFQELLRNVRGRLENGGVVVKEIYEDQSPFRVVYDPTHPDADENGYVKLPNVNVVREMVDMINAQRAYEANVTAFNTTKAMINSALQIGR, encoded by the coding sequence ATGAATGAGTTTAACATAATGACTATTGCTGCAACGGGAATGTCAGCACAAAGATTGAGAATAGATGTAATAACCAACAACCTTGCAAATTCTGAAACTACACGTACAGAAAAGGGGGAGCCATATAGAAGAAAAGTTCCTGTATTTCAAGAGCTTTTAAGAAATGTTAGAGGAAGATTGGAAAATGGAGGAGTTGTGGTAAAAGAAATTTATGAAGATCAATCACCATTTAGAGTTGTGTATGATCCTACACATCCCGATGCAGATGAAAATGGATATGTTAAGTTGCCAAATGTTAACGTTGTTAGGGAAATGGTGGATATGATAAATGCCCAACGTGCTTATGAGGCAAATGTTACAGCATTTAATACAACCAAGGCAATGATTAACAGTGCTCTTCAGATTGGGAGGTGA
- the fliE gene encoding flagellar hook-basal body complex protein FliE: MVDKINGVGNYGNLKPNTLKKSNADFSKILNDAIKEVNQQQKKAEQMANDFATGKISNIHEVIVEAEKASISLRLTVEVRNKIVDAYKEIMRMQF, from the coding sequence ATGGTAGATAAGATAAATGGTGTTGGAAATTATGGAAATTTGAAACCCAATACGTTAAAAAAATCGAATGCAGATTTTTCAAAAATACTTAATGATGCGATTAAAGAAGTTAATCAGCAGCAAAAAAAAGCAGAACAGATGGCAAATGATTTTGCCACGGGAAAAATTAGTAATATACATGAAGTGATTGTTGAAGCGGAAAAAGCATCTATTTCGTTGAGGCTTACCGTTGAAGTAAGAAATAAGATAGTTGATGCGTATAAAGAGATAATGAGAATGCAATTTTAA
- a CDS encoding Hsp20/alpha crystallin family protein: protein MLVRKDYFDPFVELHREIDRLFEDFMEPFKRSNVHFPRVDIYETEKEVVIEAELPGMRKEDVKITIEDGVLNIKGERKFNREDKSKNYKIIERVEGSFERSFALPDYVDVEKISAKFTDGILKIELPKKEEKQKKVIDIKVE from the coding sequence ATGTTAGTAAGAAAAGATTATTTTGATCCATTCGTAGAGCTTCACAGGGAAATAGACAGATTGTTTGAGGATTTTATGGAACCATTCAAAAGGAGTAATGTTCACTTCCCAAGGGTTGATATCTATGAAACAGAAAAAGAAGTAGTTATTGAGGCAGAACTTCCTGGAATGAGAAAAGAAGACGTAAAGATTACAATAGAGGATGGGGTATTAAACATAAAAGGAGAAAGAAAATTTAACAGAGAAGATAAAAGCAAAAATTACAAAATTATCGAAAGAGTAGAAGGTTCGTTTGAAAGATCATTCGCACTACCAGATTATGTCGATGTAGAAAAAATAAGTGCAAAATTCACGGATGGTATCTTAAAGATAGAACTTCCTAAAAAAGAAGAAAAACAAAAGAAAGTTATAGATATAAAAGTTGAGTAA
- the dnaK gene encoding molecular chaperone DnaK, protein MSSKKEYVVGIDLGTTNSVIAWMKPDSSVEVIPNAEGARTTPSIVAFSKSGEILVGEPAKRQLILNSDRTIKSIKRKMGTDYKVKIDDKEYSPQEISAFILKKLKKDAEEYLGGEIKRAVITCPAYFNDAQRQATKEAGIIAGFDVLRIINEPTAAALAYGLDRKGKEEKVLVYDLGGGTFDVSILEIGDGVIQVIATSGNNHLGGDDFDQRIIDWLAEEFKKQHGVDLKEDKQALQRLRDAAEKAKIELSSKLETDISLPYITATAEGPLHLEMRLTRSMFESLTRDLVEMTRKPIEQALSDAKLKPEDIDEIILVGGMTRVPMIQNFIKEIFGKEPNKRVNPDEAVAMGAAIQAAILAGEEGAQGKDIVLVDVTPLTLGIEVKGGLFEPIIPRNSTIPIKKSKVFTTAEDGQTEVEIRVFQGERPIAADNILLGSFRLVGIPPAPRGVPQIEVTFDIDSDGIVHVSAKDLGTGKEQTMVVSGRHKLSEEDINKIIEDAKKYEEQDKRRKEEVELKNKADDLAYYIDKSLKEYGDKIPQDEKQKLETLVNDLRDAINKNDIARIKMLFDELEREKTKIGEYIYKQNQGNQQAENQ, encoded by the coding sequence ATGAGCAGCAAAAAAGAATACGTAGTAGGTATAGACTTGGGTACAACGAATAGTGTAATTGCATGGATGAAACCCGATTCAAGCGTTGAAGTAATACCAAATGCAGAAGGTGCAAGAACAACACCGTCAATAGTTGCATTCAGCAAATCTGGTGAAATTTTAGTGGGTGAACCTGCAAAAAGACAATTAATCTTAAACTCAGATAGGACCATAAAATCTATCAAAAGAAAGATGGGAACAGATTATAAAGTAAAAATAGACGATAAAGAGTATTCTCCTCAGGAAATCAGCGCCTTTATCCTAAAAAAACTTAAAAAGGATGCCGAAGAATACCTGGGCGGAGAAATTAAAAGGGCTGTAATTACTTGTCCTGCTTACTTTAACGACGCACAAAGACAGGCTACAAAGGAAGCAGGAATTATTGCAGGATTTGACGTTCTAAGAATAATAAACGAACCTACAGCTGCAGCACTTGCGTATGGTCTTGACAGAAAAGGCAAAGAAGAAAAAGTCTTGGTATACGATCTAGGTGGAGGAACGTTTGACGTTTCAATACTTGAAATCGGTGATGGCGTAATTCAAGTTATAGCAACTTCTGGAAACAACCATCTCGGAGGAGATGATTTCGACCAAAGAATCATAGATTGGCTCGCAGAAGAGTTTAAAAAACAACACGGAGTAGACTTAAAAGAAGACAAACAAGCTCTACAAAGATTAAGAGACGCTGCAGAAAAAGCAAAAATTGAATTATCCAGTAAATTGGAAACAGATATTAGTCTACCATACATCACGGCTACTGCAGAAGGTCCGTTACACCTTGAAATGAGGCTTACACGTTCTATGTTTGAATCATTAACAAGAGATCTTGTCGAAATGACTAGAAAACCTATTGAACAAGCTTTATCAGATGCAAAACTCAAACCAGAAGACATTGATGAAATTATCCTCGTTGGTGGAATGACTAGAGTACCTATGATACAGAACTTCATCAAAGAAATCTTTGGTAAAGAACCAAACAAAAGAGTCAACCCAGATGAAGCGGTAGCAATGGGTGCAGCAATACAAGCGGCTATTTTGGCTGGTGAAGAAGGTGCACAAGGTAAAGATATTGTATTAGTCGATGTTACTCCACTTACATTAGGAATCGAAGTTAAAGGTGGATTGTTCGAACCAATAATTCCAAGAAACTCTACAATACCAATTAAAAAGAGCAAAGTCTTTACAACAGCAGAGGATGGACAAACGGAAGTTGAAATTAGGGTATTCCAAGGTGAAAGACCAATTGCAGCTGATAACATCCTACTCGGTAGCTTTAGACTCGTTGGAATACCACCTGCACCAAGAGGAGTACCACAGATAGAAGTTACATTTGATATCGACAGCGATGGTATAGTACACGTATCTGCAAAGGATTTAGGCACAGGTAAAGAACAAACAATGGTAGTTTCCGGTAGACACAAACTTTCTGAAGAGGATATAAACAAGATTATAGAAGACGCCAAAAAATACGAAGAACAAGATAAAAGGAGAAAAGAAGAAGTTGAGCTTAAGAATAAAGCAGATGACCTTGCGTACTATATAGATAAATCACTAAAAGAATACGGCGACAAAATACCACAAGATGAAAAGCAAAAACTCGAAACCCTCGTAAATGACCTAAGAGATGCCATAAATAAAAACGATATTGCAAGGATAAAAATGCTGTTCGATGAACTTGAAAGAGAAAAAACAAAGATTGGAGAATATATCTACAAACAAAACCAAGGAAATCAACAAGCGGAAAATCAATAA
- a CDS encoding YbjQ family protein: MIISTTDKIPGYKIKEITGIVMGNIVHSKHLGKDIAAAFKTLAGGEIKSYTEMMTEARNKAIERMIDEAEKLGADAIVSVRFSSSAIMSGAAEILVYGTAVKLLPKDI, from the coding sequence ATGATAATCTCAACAACAGATAAAATTCCCGGATACAAAATAAAAGAAATAACGGGAATTGTTATGGGCAATATAGTACATTCAAAACACCTAGGAAAAGACATTGCAGCTGCATTCAAAACACTAGCAGGCGGTGAAATAAAATCATACACAGAAATGATGACGGAAGCAAGAAATAAAGCAATAGAAAGAATGATAGATGAAGCCGAAAAACTGGGAGCTGATGCAATAGTTTCAGTAAGATTTTCTAGCTCTGCAATAATGAGTGGTGCAGCAGAAATTTTAGTCTATGGTACCGCAGTAAAATTATTACCTAAAGATATATAA
- the estD gene encoding esterase EstD, with translation MRKFILIILFLSALIFASSLEDIATDYLNALITENYQKALELSSEIMKKQLSVEKMKNIWTQITATYGNFESIQKLEIVQKPPYTIFVFTSKFKNALLNISITINKDKKVDGLFFSPAQKFTYKIPRYVKTESFIEKDIKVNNLPGKLTIPKEKTEYAVILIHGSGPNDMDETIGPNKVFKDIAYGLSSNNIAVLRYDKRTLYQKDMDISIKKEVINDVLEAIKILKNQNFSRIFLLGHSLGAYIAPYIANISKDVSGIILLAPPVRNLEDVILDQLNFLKNNNEEIIKKLKALKENKLDEDEVVLGAKAKYWYDLRKYNPLNYLKGKKALILFGKNDYQVTLKDYEIFKNLKDETLKIKLFEGLTHLFTTGEKSPNAYLMENHVNVDVINEIVKFINEN, from the coding sequence TATTCTTTTTCTTTCAGCTTTAATATTTGCATCCAGTTTAGAAGATATTGCAACAGATTACTTAAACGCTTTAATTACTGAAAATTATCAAAAGGCACTTGAACTTTCCTCTGAAATCATGAAAAAACAACTTTCCGTTGAAAAAATGAAAAATATCTGGACTCAAATAACGGCAACTTACGGTAATTTTGAAAGCATACAAAAACTTGAAATAGTTCAAAAACCACCATATACAATTTTTGTATTTACATCAAAATTTAAAAATGCACTTTTAAATATTTCAATAACAATAAATAAAGATAAAAAAGTGGATGGACTATTTTTTTCTCCAGCACAAAAATTTACATACAAAATTCCAAGATATGTAAAAACAGAAAGTTTTATTGAAAAAGATATTAAAGTCAACAACCTTCCCGGAAAACTCACCATTCCAAAGGAAAAAACGGAATATGCAGTAATATTAATACATGGTTCGGGGCCAAATGATATGGATGAAACAATAGGACCAAATAAAGTATTCAAAGATATCGCATATGGTCTTTCAAGTAACAACATCGCAGTGCTAAGGTATGACAAAAGAACACTTTATCAAAAAGATATGGATATATCAATAAAAAAAGAAGTAATTAATGATGTTTTAGAAGCAATTAAAATTCTCAAAAATCAAAATTTTTCAAGAATATTTCTATTAGGACATAGTTTAGGAGCATATATAGCACCTTATATAGCTAACATAAGCAAAGATGTATCAGGTATAATATTACTCGCACCACCTGTAAGAAATTTAGAAGACGTTATTTTAGATCAATTAAACTTTCTTAAAAACAACAATGAAGAAATCATTAAAAAGTTAAAAGCATTAAAAGAAAATAAGTTAGACGAAGATGAAGTGGTTCTTGGAGCAAAAGCAAAATACTGGTACGATTTAAGAAAGTATAATCCGTTAAATTACTTAAAGGGCAAAAAAGCACTTATTTTATTCGGAAAAAACGATTACCAAGTTACTCTAAAGGATTATGAAATATTTAAAAACTTAAAAGACGAAACATTAAAGATAAAGTTATTTGAAGGATTAACGCATCTTTTCACGACTGGAGAAAAGTCACCAAACGCTTATCTAATGGAAAATCATGTGAATGTTGATGTAATAAATGAAATTGTTAAATTCATAAATGAAAATTAA